One part of the Methylobacterium terrae genome encodes these proteins:
- a CDS encoding UDP-3-O-acyl-N-acetylglucosamine deacetylase: MGLEGGAHSADEESCEATLGRSVSVRGPGLHTGRSARVTLAPAPAGHGIRFAVRCPRSGARAEVPAGTAAWVASRMSTALDIGQGRKLRTIEHLMASLSASRIDNAAITVEGTEIPILDGSASRWCALIDEAGRVAQARPREVLRIRAPFQVDGLHGFLRAEPAEGFSVDVSTDRLPGFGVLRWSGPIDPASFRAAIAPSRSFGNASLIWRTVLKTRLARTLLPPAARERLWARSFAAQTVCGAGLAPTSGRPDCRRPIGPETEGRMHPRDREPLLRGARPGRVAILLGGRVLGGARFPDEPVRHKILDLVGDLGLAGRPILGRIVANCPTHALTFAFLNELMRHPECWEVVAVSEAASRSLP; encoded by the coding sequence ATGGGGCTCGAGGGCGGCGCGCACTCGGCGGACGAAGAGTCGTGCGAGGCGACGCTCGGGCGGAGCGTGTCGGTGCGCGGGCCCGGGCTGCATACCGGCCGGAGCGCCCGCGTCACCCTGGCGCCAGCGCCGGCCGGCCACGGCATCCGCTTCGCGGTGCGCTGCCCCCGCAGCGGCGCCCGCGCCGAGGTGCCGGCCGGCACCGCGGCCTGGGTCGCGAGCCGGATGAGCACCGCCCTCGACATCGGCCAGGGGCGCAAGCTGCGCACCATCGAGCACCTGATGGCGAGCCTCTCGGCCTCCCGCATCGACAACGCCGCGATCACCGTGGAGGGGACCGAGATCCCGATCCTCGACGGCTCGGCGTCGCGCTGGTGCGCGCTCATCGACGAGGCCGGGCGGGTCGCGCAGGCGCGGCCGCGCGAGGTCTTGCGGATCCGCGCGCCCTTCCAGGTCGACGGCCTGCACGGCTTCCTGCGCGCCGAGCCGGCCGAAGGGTTCAGCGTCGACGTCAGCACCGATCGGCTGCCGGGTTTCGGCGTGCTGCGCTGGTCGGGCCCGATCGATCCGGCCTCGTTCCGCGCCGCCATCGCCCCGAGCCGCAGCTTCGGCAACGCCTCGCTGATCTGGCGCACCGTGCTGAAGACCCGGCTTGCCCGCACCCTGCTGCCGCCGGCCGCGCGCGAGCGGCTCTGGGCGCGCTCGTTCGCGGCGCAGACCGTGTGCGGCGCCGGCCTCGCGCCCACGTCGGGCCGGCCGGACTGCCGGCGCCCGATCGGCCCGGAGACGGAGGGGCGGATGCATCCGCGCGACCGCGAGCCGCTCCTGCGCGGCGCGCGCCCCGGACGGGTCGCGATCCTGCTCGGCGGCCGGGTGCTCGGCGGCGCCCGCTTCCCCGACGAGCCGGTACGGCACAAGATCCTCGACCTCGTCGGCGACCTGGGCCTCGCCGGCCGGCCGATCCTCGGGCGCATCGTGGCGAACTGCCCGACCCACGCCCTCACCTTCGCGTTCCTGAACGAGCTGATGCGCCATCCCGAATGCTGGGAGGTCGTCGCGGTCTCGGAGGCCGCCTCCCGCTCACTCCCTTGA
- a CDS encoding tetratricopeptide repeat protein, producing MAHLDSRGLPISTRSDAAAALYRDGVALLLSAWPGAAETLDAAIAADPEFGLARAARARMHAIRGEGAAARAAIETAGALVARDGTARERGHVGVVALAVTGRSADALDAAYAHLDAWPRDVLVMALPLGAFGLLAFSGMSGHDQARVDLVERHAHHFADDDWWFLSSRGWAHAENGAVRRGRDLAQRGFELRRENANGAHALSHAMFEDGDGDGAEALIAGWLPGYDRSGILHGHIAWHAALSALERGDAQGALGIYAAHVRPSASLGLPLNVVTDAVSLLWRLKAYGHEVPAGLWEEARAYASGTFARAGFSFADAHMGILAAATGDEAAAAARIADLTALVEAGTLAAGPVVPAICRAALAFAAEDFAGCARLLEPVAAEVVRIGGSGAQREMIEDTLLVALMRGGEAAKARTLLDRRLHRRPSPRDARWHGLLASA from the coding sequence ATGGCCCATCTCGACAGCCGAGGCCTGCCGATCTCGACCCGCTCCGACGCGGCCGCCGCGCTCTACCGCGACGGCGTCGCCCTCCTGCTGTCGGCGTGGCCGGGCGCCGCGGAGACGCTCGACGCGGCCATCGCGGCCGATCCCGAATTCGGCCTCGCCCGCGCGGCGCGGGCGAGGATGCACGCGATCCGCGGCGAGGGCGCCGCGGCCCGGGCGGCGATCGAGACCGCCGGCGCGCTCGTCGCCCGGGACGGCACGGCGCGCGAGCGCGGCCATGTCGGCGTCGTCGCCCTCGCGGTGACCGGCCGCTCGGCGGACGCGCTCGACGCCGCCTACGCCCATCTCGACGCCTGGCCGCGCGACGTCCTCGTCATGGCGCTGCCGCTCGGCGCGTTCGGGCTCCTGGCCTTCTCGGGCATGTCCGGCCACGACCAGGCCCGGGTCGACCTCGTCGAGCGCCACGCCCACCATTTCGCGGACGACGACTGGTGGTTCCTCAGCTCCCGAGGCTGGGCGCATGCCGAGAACGGCGCCGTCCGCCGCGGGCGCGACCTCGCGCAACGCGGCTTCGAACTGCGGCGCGAGAACGCCAACGGCGCCCACGCGCTCTCGCACGCGATGTTCGAGGACGGCGACGGCGACGGCGCCGAGGCGCTGATCGCCGGATGGCTGCCCGGCTACGACCGCTCCGGCATCCTGCACGGGCACATCGCCTGGCACGCGGCGCTGTCGGCGCTCGAGCGCGGCGACGCGCAGGGCGCGCTCGGGATCTACGCCGCGCACGTGCGGCCCTCGGCGAGCCTGGGCCTGCCCCTCAACGTCGTGACCGATGCCGTCTCGCTGCTGTGGCGCCTGAAGGCGTACGGCCACGAGGTCCCGGCCGGCCTGTGGGAGGAGGCCCGAGCCTACGCGTCGGGCACCTTCGCCAGGGCCGGCTTCTCCTTCGCCGACGCCCATATGGGCATCCTGGCCGCCGCGACCGGCGACGAGGCCGCGGCGGCGGCGCGGATCGCGGACCTGACCGCGCTCGTGGAGGCCGGCACGCTCGCCGCCGGCCCGGTCGTCCCGGCGATCTGCCGCGCCGCGCTCGCCTTCGCGGCCGAGGATTTCGCCGGCTGCGCGCGCCTCCTCGAACCCGTCGCGGCCGAGGTCGTGCGCATCGGCGGCAGCGGCGCCCAGCGCGAGATGATCGAGGACACGCTCCTCGTCGCGCTCATGCGCGGCGGCGAGGCCGCCAAGGCCCGCACCCTGCTCGACCGCCGCCTCCACCGTCGGCCCTCGCCGCGCGACGCGCGCTGGCACGGCCTGCTCGCGAGCGCCTGA
- a CDS encoding EAL domain-containing protein, whose amino-acid sequence MRTYSLVLACLVALAGLILSVPQARAVEAVRVTLDSQAIDLTPAIERYRSDGDLIQISTAPGKDGIVRRIAVKARETGARPDWMVFALTNDTDEQIDRLLVAPHFRLVGSGVVWPDLGGSRIAAITASQGIRPERDESPDADQFVITLDPGTTVTFVAELRTPTVPQVYLWDQDAYRKKATGLTLYKGIIIGIAGLLALFLTIVFVVKGAIIFPAAAALAWAVLAYACIDFGFFQRIFPVTEVAERIYRASAEAVLGATLLVFLFAYLNLARWHVRYSHVALIWLLFLGGLVGLAVIDPPVAAGVARISIATVAGIGLLLVVYLAIHNGYDRAILLIPTWLLLLAWVVAAGFAITGQLHNDLVQPALIGGLVLIVMLIGFTVLQHAFAGGGLGNSLVSDTERRALALTGAGDVVFDWDVPGDRVFAGPEIEGQLGLKRGALEGPQANWLSLLHPFDVERYSAALDTVIEERRGRISQDFRLRSAAGPYYWFRLKARPVIGTDGEVVRIVGTIADVTEAKIAEERLLHDAVHDNLTGLPNRELFNDRLDAALALASQDPRLKPTLFVVDIDRFKQVNDAIGLSAGDSILLTLSRRLNRLLRPQDTLARVAGDEFAVILLSERDPDRIIAFADSIRRAITTPITYADREIFLTPSIGVALHEAGAVVKRDDVIKNAELAMINGKRQGGDRIEVYRPTMRSDRGERMMLESDLRRALERNEIKVLFQPIVRLEDRTVAGFETVLRWDHPRLGRIAPQVFLPIAEESGLIVNLGVFALERTAAELAAWQQALVVEPPIFASVNLSSRQLLRHDLLHDVKTVLARTGVVPGSLKLELTEALVMENPEYAAQMLARIHELGAGLCLDDFGTGYSALTYMQRFPFDTIKIDQSFVRQMASGRSGILRSIVRMAQELGLEIIAEGAESEADALALSEIGCDYAQGFAFGEPMSILQARQLVGAAPEAA is encoded by the coding sequence TTGCGCACGTACTCACTCGTCCTCGCCTGCCTCGTCGCCCTCGCCGGGCTGATCCTGTCCGTGCCGCAGGCCCGGGCGGTCGAGGCCGTGCGCGTCACACTCGACTCGCAGGCCATCGATCTCACCCCGGCGATCGAGCGCTACCGCTCGGACGGCGACCTGATCCAGATCTCGACCGCCCCGGGCAAGGACGGCATCGTGCGCCGCATCGCCGTCAAGGCGCGCGAGACCGGCGCGCGGCCGGACTGGATGGTGTTCGCGCTCACCAACGACACCGACGAGCAGATCGACCGCCTGCTCGTCGCCCCGCATTTCCGCCTCGTCGGATCCGGGGTGGTCTGGCCCGATCTCGGCGGCTCGCGCATCGCCGCGATCACGGCGAGCCAGGGCATCCGCCCCGAGCGCGACGAGAGCCCCGACGCCGACCAGTTCGTCATCACGCTCGATCCCGGCACCACCGTCACCTTCGTGGCGGAGCTGCGCACCCCGACCGTGCCGCAGGTCTACCTCTGGGACCAGGACGCCTACCGCAAGAAGGCGACCGGGCTCACCCTCTACAAGGGCATCATCATCGGCATCGCCGGGCTGCTCGCCCTGTTCCTGACCATCGTGTTCGTGGTCAAGGGCGCGATCATCTTTCCGGCCGCGGCGGCGCTGGCCTGGGCGGTGCTGGCCTATGCCTGCATCGATTTCGGGTTCTTCCAGCGCATCTTTCCCGTCACGGAAGTCGCCGAGCGGATCTACCGCGCCTCGGCGGAGGCGGTGCTCGGCGCCACCTTGCTGGTGTTCCTCTTCGCCTACCTCAACCTCGCCCGCTGGCACGTGCGCTACAGCCACGTCGCGCTGATCTGGCTCCTGTTCCTCGGCGGCCTCGTCGGCCTCGCGGTCATCGACCCGCCGGTGGCGGCGGGCGTCGCCCGGATCTCGATCGCGACGGTCGCGGGCATCGGCCTGCTGCTCGTCGTCTACCTCGCGATCCACAACGGCTACGACCGGGCAATCCTGCTGATCCCGACCTGGCTGCTGCTGCTCGCCTGGGTGGTCGCGGCGGGCTTCGCCATCACGGGCCAGCTCCACAACGACCTCGTCCAGCCGGCGCTGATCGGCGGCCTCGTCCTGATCGTGATGCTGATCGGCTTCACGGTGCTCCAGCACGCCTTCGCGGGCGGGGGCCTCGGCAACAGCCTCGTCTCCGACACCGAGCGCCGGGCGCTGGCGCTGACGGGCGCGGGCGACGTGGTGTTCGACTGGGACGTGCCGGGCGACCGGGTCTTCGCAGGACCCGAGATCGAGGGGCAGCTCGGCCTCAAGCGCGGGGCGCTGGAGGGGCCGCAGGCGAACTGGCTCTCGCTCCTCCATCCCTTCGACGTCGAGCGCTACTCGGCGGCCCTCGACACCGTGATCGAGGAGCGCCGCGGCCGCATCTCCCAGGATTTCCGCCTGCGCTCGGCGGCCGGTCCCTATTACTGGTTCCGCCTCAAGGCGCGGCCCGTCATCGGCACCGACGGCGAGGTGGTGCGCATCGTCGGCACCATCGCGGACGTGACCGAGGCGAAGATCGCCGAGGAGCGGCTGCTGCACGACGCCGTGCACGACAACCTCACCGGCCTGCCCAACCGCGAATTGTTCAACGACCGGCTCGATGCGGCACTCGCCCTCGCGAGCCAGGACCCGCGCCTCAAGCCCACCCTGTTCGTCGTCGACATCGACCGCTTCAAGCAGGTCAATGATGCGATCGGGCTCTCGGCCGGCGATTCGATCCTGCTGACGCTGTCGCGCCGCCTCAACCGGCTCCTGCGGCCGCAGGACACGCTCGCCCGCGTCGCCGGCGACGAGTTCGCGGTCATCCTGCTCTCCGAGCGCGACCCCGACCGGATCATCGCCTTCGCCGACAGCATCCGCCGGGCGATCACCACGCCGATCACCTACGCCGACCGGGAGATCTTCCTCACGCCCTCGATCGGCGTCGCCCTGCACGAGGCCGGCGCGGTGGTGAAGCGCGACGACGTGATCAAGAACGCCGAGCTCGCGATGATCAACGGCAAGCGCCAGGGCGGCGACCGGATCGAGGTCTACCGCCCGACCATGCGCTCCGACCGCGGCGAGCGGATGATGCTCGAGAGCGACCTGCGCCGGGCGCTGGAGCGCAACGAGATCAAGGTGCTGTTCCAGCCGATCGTGCGGCTCGAAGACCGCACGGTCGCGGGCTTCGAGACGGTGCTGCGCTGGGACCACCCGCGGCTCGGCCGCATCGCCCCCCAGGTCTTCCTGCCGATCGCCGAGGAATCCGGCCTCATCGTCAATCTCGGCGTCTTCGCGCTCGAGCGCACCGCCGCGGAACTCGCCGCTTGGCAGCAGGCGCTCGTGGTCGAGCCGCCGATCTTCGCCTCCGTCAACCTGTCCTCGCGCCAGCTCCTGCGCCACGACCTCCTGCACGACGTGAAGACCGTGCTCGCCCGCACCGGCGTCGTCCCCGGCTCGCTCAAGCTCGAGCTGACCGAGGCCCTGGTGATGGAGAACCCGGAATACGCCGCCCAGATGCTGGCGCGCATCCACGAGCTCGGCGCGGGCCTCTGCCTCGACGATTTCGGCACCGGCTACTCGGCGCTGACCTACATGCAGCGCTTCCCCTTCGACACGATCAAGATCGACCAGTCCTTCGTGCGCCAGATGGCGAGCGGCCGCTCCGGCATCCTGCGCTCGATCGTCCGGATGGCGCAGGAACTCGGCCTCGAGATCATCGCCGAGGGCGCCGAGTCGGAGGCCGATGCGCTCGCGCTCTCCGAGATCGGCTGCGACTACGCGCAAGGCTTCGCCTTCGGCGAGCCGATGTCGATCCTGCAGGCGCGCCAGCTGGTGGGGGCGGCGCCGGAGGCGGCGTGA
- a CDS encoding MFS transporter, with the protein MTDSPISTPAPGPDAGTGNILRLAAAQALAGANSTVLFATGAVVGNMLAPSPVLATLPISIYVVGMTACAIPAGFVARRHGRQAVFMIGTGSGVVTGLLSTLAVLAGSFWLFCLAAFFGGAYAAVVFTFRFAAADCVGPDRRARALSAVMAGGVASGVIGPQLVTHTMNLWPPTLFAATFLAQAAVAALSAVILAGVRLPRPTAQDASGGRPLATILRQPRFVTAVVCGAVSYLLMNFLMTSAPLAMRLCGLGQEDANLGLQWHVIAMYGPSFFTGRWIARFGASRVVAAGLALTAAAAATGLAGVDVAHFWVTLILLGLGWNLGFLGASALVLECHRPEERTRVQAFNDFAVFGCVALGSFSSGGLLAGYGWDAVLRISFAPVLVAAAALAWSAMRRGGEARPRTA; encoded by the coding sequence ATGACCGATTCGCCGATCAGCACCCCGGCCCCGGGTCCCGACGCCGGCACGGGCAACATCCTCCGGCTCGCCGCCGCCCAGGCGCTCGCCGGGGCGAACTCGACGGTGCTCTTCGCCACCGGCGCCGTCGTCGGCAACATGCTCGCCCCGAGCCCGGTGCTCGCGACGCTGCCGATCTCGATCTACGTGGTCGGGATGACGGCCTGCGCCATCCCGGCCGGCTTCGTCGCGCGCCGCCACGGGCGCCAGGCCGTCTTCATGATCGGCACGGGGAGCGGCGTGGTCACCGGCCTCCTGTCCACCCTCGCGGTCCTCGCCGGCTCGTTCTGGCTCTTCTGCCTGGCGGCGTTCTTCGGCGGCGCCTACGCGGCCGTGGTGTTCACGTTCCGCTTCGCGGCGGCCGATTGCGTCGGCCCGGACCGGCGGGCGCGGGCCCTGTCCGCCGTGATGGCGGGCGGGGTCGCCTCGGGGGTGATCGGGCCGCAGCTCGTCACCCACACGATGAACCTCTGGCCGCCGACGCTGTTCGCCGCGACCTTCCTCGCCCAGGCCGCCGTCGCCGCACTCTCGGCCGTGATCCTCGCCGGCGTCCGGCTGCCGCGGCCGACCGCGCAGGACGCGAGCGGCGGGCGCCCGCTCGCGACGATCCTGCGCCAGCCCCGCTTCGTCACGGCGGTGGTCTGCGGGGCCGTGTCGTACCTGCTGATGAACTTCCTGATGACGTCGGCCCCCCTGGCGATGCGCCTGTGCGGGCTCGGCCAGGAGGACGCCAATCTCGGGCTGCAGTGGCACGTCATCGCCATGTACGGGCCGAGCTTCTTCACCGGGCGGTGGATCGCGCGGTTCGGCGCGTCGCGCGTCGTCGCCGCCGGGCTCGCCCTCACGGCCGCCGCGGCGGCGACGGGGCTCGCGGGCGTCGACGTCGCGCATTTCTGGGTCACGCTGATCCTGCTCGGGCTCGGCTGGAACCTCGGCTTCCTCGGGGCGTCGGCCCTGGTGCTCGAATGCCACCGCCCGGAGGAGCGCACCCGCGTGCAGGCGTTCAACGACTTCGCGGTGTTCGGCTGCGTCGCGCTCGGCTCGTTCTCGTCGGGTGGGCTCCTCGCCGGCTACGGCTGGGACGCGGTGCTGCGGATCTCGTTCGCGCCGGTGCTGGTGGCCGCCGCCGCGCTCGCCTGGTCGGCGATGCGGCGCGGCGGCGAGGCCCGGCCGCGGACGGCCTGA
- a CDS encoding AraC family transcriptional regulator has protein sequence MTWQTVETPTDARPPDPLTVRAQGIPARHAFVEHAHAWGQVVYAVAGVLTVSADRQNLVISPEQAVWLPVGARHRVGSLLGAEFRSLWIAASASRDLPAAACVFRVSPLLRELIVEAAALERGAAVEASPDGYAGRVTALILDQLRRAEPLPGALAWPRGGPIATLCEAVYADPADARGLDAWARELGLSARTLSRRFEAELGLSFRGWRQRLRLFKAIELMGGGLDVTRTALELGYGSTSAFVYAFRTVLGSTPRAYMRGRRGRGGP, from the coding sequence GTGACCTGGCAGACCGTCGAGACCCCGACCGATGCCCGCCCGCCCGACCCGCTGACGGTCCGGGCGCAGGGCATCCCCGCCCGGCACGCCTTCGTCGAGCACGCCCATGCCTGGGGGCAGGTCGTCTACGCGGTCGCCGGGGTCCTGACCGTCTCCGCCGACCGGCAGAACCTGGTGATCTCCCCCGAGCAGGCGGTGTGGCTGCCCGTGGGCGCGCGGCACCGGGTCGGCTCGCTCCTCGGCGCCGAGTTCCGCTCGCTCTGGATCGCGGCGAGCGCGAGCCGCGACCTGCCCGCGGCGGCGTGCGTGTTCCGGGTGTCGCCGCTGCTGCGGGAACTGATCGTCGAGGCGGCGGCGCTCGAGCGCGGGGCGGCGGTGGAAGCGTCGCCCGACGGCTATGCCGGGCGGGTGACGGCGCTGATCCTCGACCAGCTGCGGCGGGCCGAGCCGCTGCCGGGCGCGCTCGCATGGCCGCGCGGCGGCCCGATCGCGACCCTGTGCGAGGCGGTCTACGCCGACCCGGCCGATGCCCGCGGCCTCGACGCCTGGGCGCGGGAGCTCGGCCTGTCGGCGCGGACGCTGTCGCGGCGCTTCGAGGCCGAGCTCGGGCTGAGCTTCCGCGGCTGGCGGCAGCGCCTGCGGCTGTTCAAGGCGATCGAGCTGATGGGCGGCGGCCTCGACGTCACCCGCACCGCCCTCGAACTCGGATACGGCTCGACGTCGGCCTTCGTCTACGCGTTCCGCACCGTCCTGGGATCGACGCCCCGGGCCTACATGCGCGGCCGCCGGGGGCGGGGTGGCCCGTGA